The Bacteroidota bacterium genomic interval GCGCTTGGGGCAGGCCTCGGGCTGGGCGCGGCAGCGAAGGCGCTCTCCTGGCTCCTGAGCCACGCCCACGACCTCACCATGACGCTACTCGTCGGCCTGCTCGCGGGCTCGCTGCGGGCGCTCTGGCCGTGGGTCCCACGTATCGAACACGTGGGCAGCGACGGCGTGGTGGAATACGTACCCGACCCGAGCGTCCTGCTCCCCCCCGGCCCTGAATGGGCTGTGGCACTGGCACTCGGCTTGGCGGGCTTTGCGTTCGTGACCGCCCTCAGTTGGATGGGCGCACGCCGCGGCGGCGCCTAGCTCACCGGACCCTGAGCGCCCGCCTCGTCCCAGGGCTCCACCTCAGCGGTCAGGCCGTAGCCCTTTGCGGCACCGACAGGCTGCTCCGGGATGCCGAGCGTGCTGTCGTCATAGTAGATCGGGAAGTGAAGGATAAACGTCGTCCCGACGCCGACCTCCGACTCGACGCGGATGGCGCCGTGCATGAGCATCACGAGACGCCTGACGATGGCGAGGCCCAGGCCGGTCCCCTCCTGGTCGCGGTCGAGGTAGTCGTCTTCCTGCGTGAACGGGTCGAAGAGACGCGGGAGGAACTCGGGGGAGATGCCACGCCCCGTGTCGACGATGCGTACGATAACCTGCCGGAGATCGTGCTCGATGGCGATGGTGACGAGCCCGCGTTCCGTGAACTTCACGGCGTTGCCAATCAGGTTGGTGAGCACGCGCCGGAGCGCAGTCTCGTCCAGGCGCGCCATCATCATGGGTGCGCGGTTGGCCAGCACTAGCCGGAGCCCCTTGCGCTCCACGAGCGACCGCAGTGAGTTCGCCACCTCGAATACCGTGTCGGCAACGGGCAGCGGTCGGAGCGTGAGCGAGACCTCGCCCACCTCTAGCCGTGCCAGGTCGAGGAGCGCGTTGACTGTTTCGAGCAGCCGCTTGCCCTCGTCGCGGATCGCGACGGCGGACTCGTGCGCCATCCCACTGGCCTCCTCCTCGATGATCTCGGCATAGCCTAGGATCACCGTCAAGGGCGTGCGTAGCTCGTGGCTGACCACGGAGAGCATCGCATCCTTGGCCTTGAGCGCTTCCTCGACCTCCTTGATGCGCGCCCGCAACTCGGCATTTTGCTCCACGTCGCGCGCCTCGTGCTCGCCAACCATGCCCTCGTACTGCTGGCGTTGCCGCCCCGTCATCCACAGCATGAGGGCGAGCACGAACGGCACCGCGTCGAGCACCCAAAGCAAGGGCACGCGCCGCTGCGTGGAAAGCAGATGCCCCAGCGACATGTCCCCCCACAGCATGATCGAGGCCTGCAGCATGCCGGCCAGGGGGAACAGCATGCCCACAACGAAACCGACGGCTCCATACCGCACGGCCAGAGGCAATCGCCGAAAAAGAGCAGGCATAGACCAGCTATATCAAGCAGAAGAGGTCTGCGCGCTGGTGGTTTCCTCCACTCCTGAACCCGTTTCTTCCACGAACCTACCGGCTCGTCCTTGATTCAGTGCGCGCCTGGTCCTACGTACAGGATTTGTGCCAATTCGAGCTTACGCTTGGTCGCTTTAGTGTGCCCAGCGCTGCCCAGGTCCCGTCCAGGCTAGGCCGAAGTAGTCCGCGACGGTGGCAGCGTGGTCCGCGAACGTGGTGCGGGTGCCCAGAACGCGCGGCGAGCCGCCGAGCACGAGCAGCGGCACGCGCTCCCGCGTGTGGTCGGTCCCGGGCGTCGTCGGGTCGTTGCCATGGTCGGCCGTGAGGACGAGCCGGGCCCCGGCGGGCAAGGCGGCTTCGAACGTAGGCAGGACCGCGTCGAACGCGTCGAGCGCGCGGGCGAAGCCCTCTGGGTTGTTGCGGTGGCCGTACTCCTGGTCGAAATCGACGAGGTTGGTCCAGATGAACGTCGGCGTCGTGCCACCAGCGGCCTCGCGCATGGCAGCGAGGGTGGCCCCGACCCCCTCGGCGTTGTCCTTCGTCTTCGTGACCGTGTCAAAGCCGACGTTCGCGAACAGGTCGCCGATCTTGCCGACGGCGACGGTGCGCACCTGGGTGCCCTGGAGTTGCGCCTGGATCGGCGGCGTAGGCGGCGCGAGGGCGAAGTCACGTCGCTTCTCGGAGATGCGCGCGAACGCACCCGGCTGGCCCACGAATGGACGCGCGATGACGCGGCCCACCGCGTGTGGACCTACGCAGACCTCTTCCCGTGCGATGCGGCACAGGTCGTAGAGCCGGTCCAGCGGAATCACATCGGTGTGCGCGGCGATCTGGAAGACGCTGTCCGCGGACGTGTAGACGATGGGCTGGCCTGTGCGCAGGTGCTCCGCCCCGTGCTGGTCGATGATGGCGGTGCCGGAGGCGGGCACGCCAGCAAGGATGCCTGCGCACCCCGTCGCCTGAAGAAAGGCGTCGACGAGTGCTGGCGGGAAGCCCTCCGGGTAGGTCGGGAACGGCGCGTCGAGTGGGAGCCCGGCCAGTTCCCAGTGCCCAGTCGTGGAGTCTTTGCCGGCCGACGTCTCGACCATCACGCCGGTGCTGGCAGCGGGTGCCTCGACGGGCGGCACGCCGGGCAGACGGTCGAGGTTGCCCAGGCCGAGCCGCGTCAGGTTCGGAAGCGCGGGCCGGGCCACGGCGCACACGTGGGCGAGCGTGTGCGTCCCGGCATCGCCATAGAGCGCCGCGTCTGGAGCGCGCCCGATGCCGACGCCGTCGAGCACGATGGTGACGAAGAGCGGAGGAGCCATGAGGCAGCCGGAGGGGCGGGTTATTCCAGGATGACGCAGCCGACCTGCGCGTCGTACGCGTCGGAGAGCGCCTGCACGGCGTCGCCGCGGAGTTGCTCCGAGGTCGTGTGCCGCTCCCTGTAGAGCGCCACGCCGATGGTCAGCGGGAGCGTCTCCCCCGTCGAGGCGGGCGTCGTGCGGACGAGTTCGACCCACGCCTCGACGTCGGCGGCGCGCCCGTAGTAGAAGACGCCGTAGAGCAGCTCGCCGAACGGCTCGATGCGCCCGTCTGCGAGGGCGAGCGTGTGGTCGAGGTGTTGCTGGAGGACCGCCTCGGTGGTCGCGACGGCCTCGCCCCCCGCGCGGGCGACGGCCTCGGCCTCGGTGTGGTGGACGAGCGCAAGCGCGAGCGGGTGCTGCTTCACGCGTGACCGCGCCATCTCTTCCGCCACGATCACGCGCCGGGCCACGGGCACGCTGTGCGCGTGCCCTCCCCCCAGCGTAGTCTCGTCGGTAGCGTTCCCACCGAGGTTCAACCTCCCAGCGAGACCCGGGGGTGCCTCCTCCTCGACCGCTTCATCCGCCGGGGCTTCTTCTTCGCCCACTGCGGTCTCCAGCCCGATGCTCTCCGGCCCGATGCTCTCCGGCCCGATGCTCTCCGGTGCGATGCTCTCCGGTGCGGCGTGCCCTGGCTCCACGTCAACAGGCTCGTCTACGATAGTCTCAGTGGACGCTGCGTCGAGAGCAGTTTCAGCAGACGCAGTCTCCACGGGCAAGTCGGTGAGGGCTCTTGTCGGCGGGGCTGCCTCGAACCAGGCCGGCACCTCCTTCGCCGCGAGGTGGGCGAGCATGCTGGCAAACTGCCGCAGCAGCGTCTTCTCCGCAGGCGAGTACGACTTCGCGTCCGGGGCCGTGTCCACGACTAGTAATAGCGAGGGGGTCGCGGCCTCGGTGAGCGGCTGCACGTAGGCGCGCCCCACAGCGCTCAGGTCAGAGTAGTAGCCCAGCGCGTCGAGGGCCGCGCCCTTGAGCAGCATCGGGAGCAGGTCGGCCTGCTGCCCCCGAATGCCGCGCAGTGCGCTCCCTGCCGACGCGAACTCGTCGACGAAGCCCACGGCGGGGTGGTCGCTCTTGAGCGCCTCTATTTTGTAGTGAAGGGTCGCCGCGTCGTGGCGGAGCAACGCAACGGTCTGGGCGCGCATCCCGCTCCAAATGGCTTCGACGAGGTGCGCGAGCGCGTGCGAGGTAGGCCTGCGGACGAGGTCCAGTTCGTCACCAGGCAACGGCAGCGGCAGATCCAGTTCGTTGTCGAACTCGCGGGGGTCTGGGAAGCGAATCGGTAGCGGCTCGTCGAAGTCGTCTACGAAGTCCACGTCGCCGAAGGCTGCTGCGTGCGTCGGTCGCAGCGGGGTCGTCTCTGAGGCGCCCTCGACCTCGGCGATAGCCGCCCCCAACTCCTCAGAAACGGTGGTCTCCAGTGCGCTGCGTGCGTCGTCGTTCAGCACCACAGCACCGCCGTCGCGCAGGGCCGAGCCGTCGTCGTTCAGCACCTCGTCGCCGTCGGGGCTGGGACGCAGACTGGGCTGGTCGTTGGCCTCGACGTGCGCCCCCTCCTCGTCTAGCGCAGGCCCTTTCGCCACCAACGCATGCTCTACATCGACTGGCTCCGCATGGTCGGTCGAATCCGTCCCGATGGCCGCTCCGATGACCTCGCTCGCTGCATGTTCCTCCGCATCCATGGCCCTGTCCGACTCAGCCTCGGCGCCAGGCACGCGTCCGTCGGCTTCGATCCGGTCGGCTTCGGGCGCGCCTGCAGGTGCTTCACTGGACACCTCCTCATGCCGGTCGCGCTCGGCAGGTGCGGCAGCCCTCTCCATGGGACGGATATCGACGATGCCAAGCGAGCGCAGGTCATCCTGAGGGCGAGGTGCAGCTAGGTGCTTGGGCGCGGCGGCCCGACTGCGGCGCACCCAAAGGACGATGCCGCTGACAATCAGAAGCAGCGCCACCGCGCCAGCCACGAGGGGGACGAGGGCAGATTCCATAGGGCGGATAGACGACCGCGGGGAGGCGGTACGGAGGGGGTAAGTGTGGTGGCCTTTAAGCTAGCCGTGCCCTCTAAGCAATGCAACTACACGGCCCCAGTGCAGGCAGCGTCTCGCCTCCGTTCAACCGCGCCCCTCGTCATCCTACCGTTCCCGCCGGGCACCTCGCTCGTCTAGGACCGTGACGGCGCACGGTTTGGTCTCCGCCCGCGTCGCCCTGAGGGCTCATTTCGCCGGGACATTGGGGTTTCCGGGCTCCGGGTACCGTCTTCTCAAGGGAGGAGGCCGAACGCTTCAGGTTTCACCCCGCGACTAGCTCCTTTCTCTCATGCGTGCTCTTCTCCTCAGCCTCCTCACGCTCGGCGCCACGATCGCCACGGCGCAACCGACTGCCACCCTCGACTCCGTCACGCTCTCTGGGGGCGCTCCGGCTCACTTCGACGGGACCCGCTGGAGCTACAGCGCAGGCGATGCCTCGACCGTGTCACGCTTCACCAGCGACGCGGAGCTAGCCCATACGCAGGGCGCCCACGGCGACGCCGTCCGTATTGAGGCCACCGTAGCTGACGAGGTGAAGCTGACCCGTCCCGTACTGCCGGGGGCGCAGCCAGCCTCGGTGCGCAACGCCTCGCACCTCGTGTTCGACGCGCAGGGCGAGGGCGTGGTGCTGGTCGCGCTCGAAGTGAGCGACCACGCGCAGCCGTTCATCTACCCGGTGACGCTGCACCCCGGCGCTGAGACGTTCCGCGTTCCGCTCAACCGCTTCCGCCAGCGCGGCTCCAGCGCGCACTTCGACGGCGACACGGTCGTGCGCGTCTCCTTCCTCACGGTCACGCGCCCCGGCACCGCCGCCGACTTCACGCTCACCGTCGGCGGCCTCGCCTTCGACTACAAGCGCTCGCTCGCCGATCGGTACTAATCGACTTTGTGGGTTCGTGGTTGGACCTTCAGCCCGGTCGCGCTGCCGACCGGGCTTTTTCTTTGTTTGTACCCTTTCTCACGCTTTGTCTCCCCCGCAGCCACGATGCGCCAGACCTACCAGACCAACACCCCATGGGAGCCGATCGTCGGCTACAGCCGCGCCGTGCGCGTCGGCCCACACGTGGCCGTGACCGGCACGACGGCGACTGATGCTGAGGGCGATCTCGTCGGCGTAGGCAACGCCGCTGTGCAGACCGAGCAGGTCCTCGATAACATCCGCGCAGCCCTCATCGCCGTGGGCGCACGCATCGAGGACGTCGTGCGGACGCGGATCTACGTCACCGACATCGAGCGCGACTGGGAGGCCATCGGACGGATCCACGGTCAGGTTTTCGGCCACGTCCGCCCGGCCA includes:
- a CDS encoding HAMP domain-containing sensor histidine kinase — encoded protein: MLFPLAGMLQASIMLWGDMSLGHLLSTQRRVPLLWVLDAVPFVLALMLWMTGRQRQQYEGMVGEHEARDVEQNAELRARIKEVEEALKAKDAMLSVVSHELRTPLTVILGYAEIIEEEASGMAHESAVAIRDEGKRLLETVNALLDLARLEVGEVSLTLRPLPVADTVFEVANSLRSLVERKGLRLVLANRAPMMMARLDETALRRVLTNLIGNAVKFTERGLVTIAIEHDLRQVIVRIVDTGRGISPEFLPRLFDPFTQEDDYLDRDQEGTGLGLAIVRRLVMLMHGAIRVESEVGVGTTFILHFPIYYDDSTLGIPEQPVGAAKGYGLTAEVEPWDEAGAQGPVS
- a CDS encoding phosphopentomutase, translated to MAPPLFVTIVLDGVGIGRAPDAALYGDAGTHTLAHVCAVARPALPNLTRLGLGNLDRLPGVPPVEAPAASTGVMVETSAGKDSTTGHWELAGLPLDAPFPTYPEGFPPALVDAFLQATGCAGILAGVPASGTAIIDQHGAEHLRTGQPIVYTSADSVFQIAAHTDVIPLDRLYDLCRIAREEVCVGPHAVGRVIARPFVGQPGAFARISEKRRDFALAPPTPPIQAQLQGTQVRTVAVGKIGDLFANVGFDTVTKTKDNAEGVGATLAAMREAAGGTTPTFIWTNLVDFDQEYGHRNNPEGFARALDAFDAVLPTFEAALPAGARLVLTADHGNDPTTPGTDHTRERVPLLVLGGSPRVLGTRTTFADHAATVADYFGLAWTGPGQRWAH
- a CDS encoding RidA family protein: MRQTYQTNTPWEPIVGYSRAVRVGPHVAVTGTTATDAEGDLVGVGNAAVQTEQVLDNIRAALIAVGARIEDVVRTRIYVTDIERDWEAIGRIHGQVFGHVRPATTMVEVARLIDPRMLVEIEADALVTDTPDAER